The region TAACTAATTTACTGTGAGCATTTTTTTGCGCGCTTATGCGCGCTGCCCCACACGCTTCATCCTGTTCCTGCGATTGACGCTGCTTGCCCGCTTCAGGGATACTCCGTTCTCCTCATCCACTACGGCGCCGCCATGACCCGCACCATCCTGATCGTCGAAGATGAACAGGCGATCGCCGACAGCATCGCCTATGCGCTGCGCACCGATGGTTTCACGCCGCGCCACGTGATGCTCGGCGAGCAGGCGCTTGCCGTCTTGCGCAGTGAGGATGCGCCACAGCTGGTGGTGCTCGATATCGGCCTGCCCGACATGAGCGGGCTGGAGGCATGCCGCCAGCTGCGCCAGTTTTCGGACGTGCCGGTGATCTTCCTGACCGCCCGCAGCGATGAAATCGACCGCATCGTGGGGCTGGAAATCGGCGCCGACGATTATGTGACGAAACCGTTTTCGCCGCGCGAACTGGTGGCGCGCATCCGCGTCATTTTGCGCCGCGCCAGGGTGGCGCAGACGCCGCCGGACGCTGGCAAGCCGATAGTCGCCGGCGCTTCCGGCTTTGAATTGCGGGGCCTGGAAGCGCGCGTGCTGTTCCACGGCCAGCCGCTGGACCTGACCCGCTACGAATACCTGCTGCTGAAAACCCTGCTCGAGCATCCCGGCCACGTGCTGTCGCGCGCGCAGCTGATGGAGCGCGTCTGGAGCGGCGCGCCCGACACGCTCGAGCGCACGGTCGACGCGCATGTCAAATCGCTGCGCGCCAAGCTGCGCGCCGTCGATGCGCGGGAAGAGCCGATCCAGACCCACCGCGGCCTGGGCTACAGCCTGGCCGGCGCCTGACATGAAGATCGGCCTGCGCATCCTGTGCGGCTATTTCCTGGTGGTGGGCCTGGCCGCGTGGTTCCTGCTCAATGTGTTCATGGAGCAGGTCAAGCCCGGCGTGCGCTCGACCCTGGAAGACACCCTGGTCGACACCTCGCAGCTGCTGGCCGCGCTGGTGGCGAACGATATCCGCGATGGCCGCCTCGACGACTCGGTGGTGCTGCAGCGCATGCAGCACTATGCGCAGCGGGCCATCGACGTGAATATCAACGGCGTGCGCAAGCGGACGCTCGACTACCGCATCTATATCACCGACCGGCATGGCGTGGTGCTGTTCGATACCAGCGGGCGCGACGTGGGAAAAGACTATTCGCGCTGGAACGATGTGTATCTCACCTTGCAGGGGAAATACGGCGCGCGCAGCACGCGTTCGATTCCGGACCAGGACATGTCGACCGTGATGCACGTGGCCGCGCCGATCCGCGATGGCGACGCCATCATTGGCGTGCTGACGGTGGCCAAGCCGAACGCCAGCGTGCAGGC is a window of Janthinobacterium sp. J1-1 DNA encoding:
- the creB gene encoding two-component system response regulator CreB; this translates as MTRTILIVEDEQAIADSIAYALRTDGFTPRHVMLGEQALAVLRSEDAPQLVVLDIGLPDMSGLEACRQLRQFSDVPVIFLTARSDEIDRIVGLEIGADDYVTKPFSPRELVARIRVILRRARVAQTPPDAGKPIVAGASGFELRGLEARVLFHGQPLDLTRYEYLLLKTLLEHPGHVLSRAQLMERVWSGAPDTLERTVDAHVKSLRAKLRAVDAREEPIQTHRGLGYSLAGA